A part of Cannabis sativa cultivar Pink pepper isolate KNU-18-1 chromosome 6, ASM2916894v1, whole genome shotgun sequence genomic DNA contains:
- the LOC133039524 gene encoding agamous-like MADS-box protein AGL28, with amino-acid sequence MEMNNNNINNNNENNDANRRISRGRQKVAMVKMDNESNLQVTFSKRRSGLFKKASELCTLCGVELALIVFSPGRKVFSFGHPSVELVVDRFLNPQNYRTTSEATNSGTLQLIEAHRNANVRELNQQLTHVSGQLDVERKHGSELKKERKARVPTHWWEIPTEALNDMRHLEQLKSAMELLRRATTQQADRILIQTTANSNANSLLPPNFNSMNVNTPSFYGAVTGGGNSNGNKSGSGSGVSNMLPQQQQPNNNYHCCNNKNKNIIINNNNDSHNHNNDVVANISSLSATHLMQAAMNGGGVGSVKHVNMAHNLHQAGRTINMPPPNTIQLKSSPTNSDGGNNNINNHNNHINHFNFSPMPPQMKPNTTSFNHFNHHMQPKSSPSSTPTNNIHHHELPMLPQSLPQSSQLVFQNPINNSQAMMNSHMFMINNNNGTNVGYGGHHGFFN; translated from the coding sequence ATGGAGATGAACAACAataacatcaacaacaacaatgaAAACAATGATGCAAATAGGAGGATTAGTAGAGGAAGGCAAAAGGTGGCTATGGTGAAGATGGACAATGAGAGCAATCTCCAAGTAACCTTCTCAAAACGCCGTTCAGGGCTTTTCAAGAAGGCGAGTGAGCTTTGCACCCTTTGTGGGGTCGAGTTAGCCCTAATAGTCTTCTCTCCCGGAAGGAAGGTTTTCTCATTTGGACATCCAAGTGTCGAATTGGTGGTGGATCGATTTCTAAACCCTCAAAACTACCGTACAACATCTGAAGCAACAAACTCAGGGACACTGCAGCTCATTGAGGCTCACAGGAATGCGAATGTCCGCGAGCTCAACCAACAACTGACTCATGTCTCGGGCCAGTTAGATGTTGAGAGGAAGCATGGTTCTGAGTTGAAGAAGGAACGCAAGGCGCGAGTTCCCACCCATTGGTGGGAAATTCCAACTGAGGCTTTGAATGATATGAGGCATTTGGAACAACTCAAATCCGCTATGGAGTTGTTGAGAAGGGCTACTACACAACAAGCTGATCGAATCTTGATTCAGACTACTGCTAATTCTAATGCAAACTCGCTCTTACCACCTAATTTTAATAGCATGAATGTTAACACACCATCATTTTATGGTGCTGTGACTGGAGGTGGTAATAGTAATGGTAATAAATCTGGATCTGGATCAGGAGTATCCAATATGCTCCCCCAACAGCAACAACCTAATAATAACTATCATTGTTGtaacaataaaaacaaaaacatcatcatcaacaacaacaatgaTAGTCATAACCATAACAATGATGTTGTTGCTAATATTTCTTCTCTTAGTGCAACACATTTGATGCAGGCAGCTATGAATGGTGGTGGTGTTGGTAGTGTCAAACATGTCAATATGGCTCATAATCTTCATCAAGCTGGAAGAACCATCAATATGCCTCCTCCCAATACTATTCAACTTAAATCTTCTCCTACCAATAGTGATGGTGGTAACAACAATATTAATAATCATAACAATCATATCAACCATTTCAATTTCTCTCCTATGCCTCCACAAATGAAGCCAAACACTACTAGTTTCAACCATTTCAATCACCATATGCAGCCAAAATCTTCACCATCATCAACTCCTACTAATAATATTCATCATCATGAGTTGCCTATGTTGCCTCAATCTTTGCCACAATCTTCACAATTGGTTTTCCAAAACCCAATCAACAATTCTCAAGCAATGATGAATAGTCATATGTTCATGATCAACAACAACAATGGTACTAATGTTGGATATGGTGGTCACCATggatttttcaattaa
- the LOC133038939 gene encoding cellulose synthase-like protein E6, with the protein MVVNKVLSVMAYDYPPHKLSVYLSDDGASELTFYALLEASEFSKKWLPFCNKFKIEPRSLEAYLTNNEASQPLDDHHGQWTSIKRLYEDMKTRIKSATKVGKISEMLRRTHKGFLEWDSVSRHYHLPIHTY; encoded by the exons ATGGTGGTGAACAAGGTGTTGTCAGTGATGGCTTATGACTACCCTCCACACAAGCTTAGCGTGTACCTTTCTGACGATGGTGCTTCGGAGTTGACATTTTATGCTCTGTTAGAGGCCTCTGAATTCTCAAAGAAATGGCTTCCTTTCTGTAACAAGTTCAAAATAGAACCCAGATCTCTTGAGGCTTATTTGACCAACAATGAAGCTTCTCAACCACTCGATGATCATCATGGTCAATGGACCTCCATCAag agATTATATGAAGACATGAAGACAAGAATTAAAAGTGCTACAAAAGTTGGCAAAATTTCAGAAATGTTACGAAGAACACACAAGGGGTTTCTTGAGTGGGACTCGGTTTCAAGGCATTACCATTTACCTATTCatacatattaa